A genomic stretch from Edaphobacter aggregans includes:
- a CDS encoding metal-dependent hydrolase has product MDPITHFMTGACLGRAGFNRKAAYATLAMTLAAEAPDLDVLWLFKGPVAAFEHHRGWTHAFIGLPLEAGAVVGVVWLIHRWRLKRERTKNTHSWKASTEAPIHWSRLYVFSLIALLSHILLDWTNNYGVRPFFPFNPRWYSGSIVSVFEPVIFVLLLAALVAPALFGLVGSEVGARKPLYRGRGWAIFALAAIVALWGWRWVERQKALDLARTADYNGAQVLRVDANPHFINPFRWQTITETPMFYRISSADTLNGTIATDPQADLFHKPPTTLATLAAKRSWLGRVYLDWSKYTLVTETTTDEDGLTAVTFRDLRFMYDTPLQQGRREDPPLSGVVYINSDRRVDHMTMGGHVQR; this is encoded by the coding sequence ATGGACCCGATAACCCACTTTATGACCGGAGCCTGCCTGGGGCGCGCCGGCTTCAATCGCAAGGCGGCCTACGCTACGTTGGCCATGACGCTCGCAGCCGAGGCGCCCGATCTCGATGTCCTGTGGCTGTTCAAAGGCCCTGTCGCTGCCTTCGAGCATCATCGCGGATGGACCCACGCCTTCATCGGCCTGCCTCTCGAAGCGGGAGCTGTCGTTGGGGTCGTCTGGCTTATCCATCGCTGGCGGCTCAAGCGCGAAAGAACGAAGAACACCCATAGCTGGAAGGCGTCCACCGAAGCGCCAATCCACTGGTCCCGTCTCTATGTGTTCTCGCTGATCGCCCTTCTCAGCCACATCCTCCTCGACTGGACCAACAACTACGGTGTCCGTCCGTTCTTTCCATTCAATCCGCGCTGGTACTCGGGCTCGATTGTGTCTGTGTTCGAGCCGGTGATCTTCGTATTGCTGCTGGCAGCGCTGGTGGCTCCTGCCCTCTTCGGGCTGGTGGGTAGCGAAGTGGGTGCCCGCAAGCCTCTTTATCGCGGGCGCGGCTGGGCCATCTTCGCGTTAGCTGCGATCGTTGCCCTATGGGGCTGGCGATGGGTCGAACGCCAGAAGGCGTTAGATCTAGCCCGTACGGCTGACTACAACGGCGCGCAGGTACTCCGCGTAGATGCGAACCCTCACTTCATCAATCCCTTCCGCTGGCAGACCATAACGGAGACACCAATGTTCTACCGGATCTCCTCCGCCGACACCCTCAACGGCACCATCGCGACCGACCCACAGGCCGACCTCTTCCACAAGCCGCCGACCACATTGGCAACTCTGGCCGCCAAACGTAGCTGGCTCGGCAGGGTTTACCTCGACTGGTCGAAGTACACCCTGGTCACCGAGACCACCACAGACGAAGACGGCCTGACAGCAGTCACCTTCCGCGATCTGCGCTTTATGTACGACACGCCGCTGCAGCAGGGAAGACGCGAAGACCCTCCGCTTTCGGGCGTCGTCTACATCAATTCCGACCGCCGCGTGGACCACATGACGATGGGCGGACACGTCCAGCGGTAG
- the ligA gene encoding NAD-dependent DNA ligase LigA, which produces MAHSLSPDQQIQALRDELRHHEHLYYVLDAPEITDAQYDVIMHRLKKLEAEHPELVTPDSPSRRVGGKPREGFVKTPHSRPMLSLDNAYNEDELRAWEKRVRDALPATETIRYVCELKLDGLSLALHYAAGPHHSAQLERGLTRGDGTIGEDVTSNVRTIRSVPLSIAAAKLKAAGLPQNFEVRGEVILPQTAFVKMNEDRVANGLAPAVNPRNAAAGTIRTLEPNIVAQRRLDFYAYFLLRDGDTLLPFHSQTLEALRTSGFRVNKHARTVDTIDEVLTFIVEAEPLRDTLGYEIDGVVIKVDSTAQQGRLGFTGKAPRWAIAYKFAARAGITRLEDVLFQVGRTGKVTPVAALAPLFVGGTTVTRATLHNADEIERLGVHIGDLVEVERGGDVIPKITRVVEEKAAQNPRRAITFPTHCPRCKTELVREEGEVDWRCINASCPARLEEELRHFASRSVMNIEGLGEVLVAQLLGHTIAEHEAVEQTDDETADDASAAAPTRKALVHSIADIYNLRKEELLTLERIGEKSAASLLDQIERSKQAPLNRILLGLGIRHVGERTAQALAEEFGSMDALISATEEDLTRINDVGPKVAEAIREFFDNKRNLDLVERLRKAGLTFTAEKRVRGSMLDGLTFVLTGTLPNLTREDAKEKIESAGGRVSGSVSKKTSYVIAGEEAGSKLDKATSLGVPILDEAGLLELLEHGPAK; this is translated from the coding sequence ATGGCGCATTCCCTTTCGCCCGACCAACAGATCCAGGCCCTCCGCGACGAACTTCGTCACCACGAGCATCTGTACTACGTTCTCGATGCGCCGGAAATAACGGACGCGCAGTACGACGTGATCATGCACCGGCTAAAGAAGCTCGAGGCCGAGCATCCTGAGCTCGTGACGCCGGACTCGCCCTCGCGGCGTGTCGGAGGCAAGCCTCGTGAGGGCTTCGTCAAGACACCGCACTCCCGGCCTATGCTCTCGCTCGACAACGCCTACAACGAGGACGAGTTGCGCGCCTGGGAGAAGAGGGTACGCGACGCTCTACCCGCGACCGAGACCATCCGCTATGTCTGCGAGTTGAAGCTCGATGGACTTTCGCTCGCGCTGCACTACGCTGCGGGGCCGCACCACTCAGCGCAGCTTGAGCGAGGACTGACACGCGGGGACGGCACCATCGGCGAAGATGTGACCTCGAATGTGCGGACAATCCGATCAGTACCACTGAGCATTGCCGCGGCGAAGTTGAAGGCCGCTGGGCTACCACAGAACTTTGAGGTGCGCGGCGAGGTCATCCTTCCGCAAACCGCCTTCGTCAAGATGAACGAAGACCGCGTGGCGAACGGGCTCGCCCCGGCGGTCAACCCGCGTAATGCTGCAGCCGGGACCATTCGCACGCTCGAGCCGAACATCGTGGCGCAACGGCGTTTGGACTTCTATGCATACTTTCTGTTGCGCGATGGCGATACCTTGCTGCCGTTTCATTCACAGACGCTTGAGGCTCTTCGGACGTCCGGATTTCGCGTCAATAAGCATGCGCGCACAGTCGATACTATCGACGAGGTGCTTACGTTTATCGTTGAAGCCGAGCCCTTGCGCGACACGCTGGGCTATGAGATCGATGGAGTCGTCATCAAGGTGGACTCTACGGCGCAGCAAGGCCGGCTTGGCTTTACGGGCAAGGCTCCACGCTGGGCGATTGCGTATAAGTTTGCCGCACGCGCAGGTATTACGAGGCTTGAAGATGTGCTCTTCCAGGTAGGCCGCACAGGCAAGGTCACTCCCGTCGCGGCACTCGCTCCACTCTTCGTTGGAGGAACGACCGTGACGCGCGCAACCCTGCACAACGCCGACGAGATCGAACGCCTCGGAGTTCACATCGGCGATCTTGTCGAAGTTGAACGCGGCGGCGATGTCATCCCCAAGATCACTCGCGTCGTCGAAGAAAAAGCCGCACAGAATCCGAGGCGCGCAATTACCTTTCCCACACACTGTCCGCGATGCAAGACTGAGCTTGTCCGCGAAGAGGGCGAGGTTGACTGGCGCTGTATTAACGCGAGCTGCCCGGCGCGCCTCGAAGAAGAGCTGCGCCACTTTGCCTCACGGTCGGTCATGAATATCGAAGGCCTTGGTGAGGTGCTTGTTGCGCAACTGCTCGGTCACACCATCGCTGAACACGAAGCCGTCGAGCAAACTGACGATGAGACGGCCGACGATGCTTCAGCCGCAGCTCCCACGCGCAAGGCTCTCGTTCACTCCATCGCCGACATCTACAACCTCAGGAAAGAAGAGCTCCTCACCCTCGAACGCATCGGCGAAAAATCTGCTGCCTCGCTCCTCGATCAGATCGAGCGTTCGAAGCAGGCGCCGCTTAACCGCATTCTGCTTGGCCTTGGTATCCGCCACGTAGGCGAGCGCACCGCGCAGGCCCTTGCTGAAGAGTTCGGCAGCATGGATGCGCTCATCTCGGCTACTGAAGAAGATCTCACCCGCATCAACGATGTCGGCCCCAAGGTCGCGGAGGCTATTCGCGAGTTCTTCGACAACAAGCGAAATCTCGATCTCGTTGAGCGCCTCCGCAAAGCCGGCCTTACCTTCACAGCGGAGAAGCGCGTCCGAGGCTCGATGCTCGATGGGCTCACCTTCGTGCTGACCGGGACGCTGCCGAACCTCACCCGCGAGGATGCGAAAGAGAAGATAGAATCCGCTGGCGGGCGCGTCTCCGGCAGTGTCAGCAAGAAGACGAGCTACGTCATCGCAGGCGAAGAAGCTGGGTCGAAGCTGGACAAGGCAACTTCGTTAGGCGTGCCGATTCTCGATGAGGCAGGTTTGCTCGAATTGCTTGAGCATGGGCCGGCGAAGTAG